The genomic segment tatgtccaaaattccgaactagcCCTTTAACAATATGATGATAATGTACCATAGTAAAGGATACACAAACCTACATTGACCTTCACATCCTGTTTTGTTCCAGGCTCACGTTAACCCATTCTAAATTCTCCTTGTGTGCAGCGTTGAACGCCCAGGCGGCCCTCTCTCAGGTGAGGGAGAGGCAGCTCTCCTCTCAGCCGCCGGCCCCCGATCCCAACGTAGGCCCCGGCGGCCTCCAGGCCAGCGGGTCCGTTCCCCTGCCCAGACCGGAGCACTGCGAAGGGGCAGCCGCCGGGCTCCGAGGCGCCTTGCTtccggcccctcccccagctccctcCGCCGTAGCTGTCTCCGCCCCCGCGTTGGCCACCCCGGCGCTCCTGCCCGTGGCCGCCCCCCCCGCGCCCGGCCGGCGTCCAGCAGCCCGTGCTGCGAGAGGCGGAGGAAGCCATCCTTACCAAGCTGCGCTGGGCCAGCTGCCAGCTGCAGACCTCGGCCTCCCTGGAGGCCAGCATCCAGCTGTGCAGCCTGATCACCAGCTGTGCCAAGTCTCTGCAGAGCCTCCGGGAGCTCAGCCAGTAGAGCGGCGCTGTGGAACGCTGCGATGGCTGGCGGGTCCTCCCTGGCCTACAGTCCATGGCAGATGAACTGAACcataggggcagcagcagctgggtTCTGGTTGGCTGGTTAGGGTCAGGTGGTACAACATATACGGTCATAGTGCGGAGGAGGGATGTTAGTGGGCACCTGAGCAGAGATGGTGCCGTCCCTGATGCTTGGTTACCCTCACTTTTTGCTGTCAACTGCTTTGcttcattggggggggggggggggggggggggtccacactTTTAATGGACAGACAGGTGTACTTATATTATTGCAGGTTGCTATTAATGGTCCAAAACTCTTGACCACTAATCTGAGATTAACCTGATCAAGCCTGTTTAGGTGATTTCAGATTGGTCGGCTTGGTTTTTGTGTGGAAGggaaaagaataaataaaaaccttttagGTATACTATTACTGTTGAAATAAACATGTCATGTCATTTGActaatttacaaaaaaaacaagttcTCGTAGTTTGAGGATGTTTGTCCCTTCACAAAAAAGTTACGTTGGATATGAGACCAATATTTTAGCATGAGCTCGGTAGTATTCTGAATTTGGACGGTCAGTCATATCTTTTGGGATTCATTGTGGGAATTACACTTGCAAAAATTTTTGAAGAATATTCCTCATAAGTATTACAAGTTATTGTTTGCAAGTACACCAAATGTGCGTAACCTTGGAACTAGTATATAGGGCCTTACTTCCTAGTGCATAGTTTATGTTGTCCCTTACCCAGAGATAAAGCACTATGGGAAACGTTGAGTCAGTCGCAGAGGCTCTACATGTTTTGGTTTTATAGAGGCACGTACCTATGCAGACCTCACAGATGAGGTCTGCGTGTTCTGTGGGACTTTAGGGGTACGGAGGATTTAGCTGCTCTGTAAGCTACCTGAATAAATGTTGCTGTAAAGATCTTGTTTGATATCTGCCTGCAGGAGTATGTGCAATGTTGTAAAGGTATATTATGTTTAACTAAGCTCAATTATTGACCCATTTGTAAATCTGCAAAGGGCTGTTTTATTTACCGTCTAGGGCTGCGTCCAACAAAGCTGCCCTGTTTTGCTTATTACAAACGTCTACTATGGGCTAGCAGGGAGGGACTGTCAGTTTCCCTTCTGACCAACTATGGGCTGCTACTGGGTTTAGGGGCGGAGGGCGGGTCCACTGCTGGTTACAACTGGGGATGTCGGCCGACTTTCTGGGACAAAGGAGGAAAGCGAAGACAAAAATAGCTGTCATCATAATACGTTACTAATGagttttacatttttatgaAGCTTGATGTCCGTTTGCCTGCAAAGCATAATGGACTCTTTCTGAAAAGCATCAGCACATCTCGGGAAAGAAATGCTCTGAACTTGGGGCTACGTTCTTAACTTAGTGAGCAGCAGGATGAACGAGACGCCGCAGTCCAGCGGTGAGGAACATCAGGGCAGCTGCGTGTGTTCCCCCGAGGGTCTCCCGCCGCTGCCCAAGAGTCTCAGCGGGTTCCTGACCTCCAGCGGCGGCTCCTGGCGAGACATGGGAACGGTGCAGAACACGCGTGTGCGTGTTGGGGTAGATCTCAGCCAAGCGGGGGCACGCGGGGACGCGTCAACAGGCAGTCTGTGCAAACACGTCGGCTTGGACGGCGCTCTAGCGTTGCTGCGCAAAGAGATGGTGGGTCACGTGATGTTTTATCTTTTATCACGCAAACGCGTTTCTGTTCGTGTCTGAATGTCTGCTCTTGCGATGTGTTGAGTGCGTCTAAATTATATATAAGTCCTTTTGTGGCTGCACACTAGGTCGGTGTGCGTCAGTTGGACGTGTCACTTCTCTGCCAGCTGTGGTCTCAATACGAGGCCGTCCAGGAGTACAAGGGCAGCTCTCTTCTCTCCGAGCAGTCGTACAATGCAGAGGACAACGACTATtcagaggacgaggacgagaaAGACGACGAGGAAGATGGGGACATGGAGACTGCAGCATCCTCATCGCCCGACTCCTGCCTGCCTCTGCCGCCCCCTAGCGGCAGCTCAAATGATTAGTGGATGCAGGGCTCGCTCCATAGGCCTAAGGACCTGTAATCACCTAAGGCTTAAGTGATTACATGTTCGGTGTCATTTGAACGACATGGAGGCGTTTGATCTGTGAGGTGTATGTTAATATTCGTTTTACACTTACATTCACTCTGAGAAACTGTCTCTCAGTGAGCTGGGAGTTCCAGAGGAGATGTGcaaacagagccccccccccccctagtttgattgcaataaaaaaaaaatacatcagagttctgtttatttatttactagaAAATAggtgttttttcttaaaaaatgctgATGAGGTTGGCAGATCATTATTCTAGACATTAATCAATAGAAATATTTTAAGCATATCATTTAAAGTATATAATCGACGCATCTTATAGACGTCCTTCAAGCAGTAAAATTGCATGATATGTCCTCCAGGGGGAGCACTCTGCTTTCACCAGACATCCTATGGAAGGGTATTACAACGACCCATGCTCTTCTATTTATAAACAACATATGTTTGGATATTGTTAGGCTATATTCTGCCTAGATGCCTCTGACTCTGTCTGCTGTCGCCTGCTTTCAGTCTGTTTTCTGTCCTAACTTGACCGTCTCTCTCCATGCTGCATTGTCTCCACATCTGACTGCTCATTCCCCGTGTTGCTATTCTAATTATGTGTCCTACAGCTTCTGTTAGAACGCTATTCTAATTATCTACTGCATACCCATCTTCTGTCCTCACATCTTGTATGAGCATCACTCTTTCTATTTGCTACCTGTTGTCTACCTGAGTTCTGATCAGCAACCTCTCCCGGAGTGGGAGAGGTTGTTGTTCGAAATTAGGTTGTTATACACCTTCAATATAACCTCCCACTTTCTGCCCTAAAGTACAGTTGTGTAGGAGTTACAATTTGGTGAGgttagaaatgtgtgtgtgtatgtgtgtgtatgtgtgtgtgtgtgtgtgtgtgtgtgtgtgtgccaatgcaAATTGCGTGTCCTGTATGTaaatgcttgcatgtgtgtgtgagaggccatGGTGGGGTTGTATtgctgtatgtgtatatatgcgtgtgcgtgtgtgtgtgtgtgtgtgtgtgtgtgtgtgtgtgtgtgtgtgtgtgtgtgtgtgtgtgtgtgtgtgtgtgtgtgtgtgtgtgtgtgtgtgtgtgtgcgtgcgtgcgtgcgtgcgtgcgtgcgtgcgtgcgtgcgtgcgtgcgtgtgggctGAATTCTGGGCCATCTCTGAGTCACGACAGAGCTGTTCCCATGCAGCTGCCCGTGTCCATCAGCCACTCTCTAAAAATACACCTCCACTCACCCAGGAAAAACCCCACCGtgccataacaaacacacacacacacacacacacacacacacacacacacacacacacacacacacacacacaaaaacacagccacacacacacacacacacacacacacacacacacacacacacacacacacacacacacacacacacacacacacacacacacacacacacacacacgaaaacgaccaacacgcacacgcactgtGCACTAGCGTGCCGACTGAAGTCGGT from the Gadus macrocephalus chromosome 7, ASM3116895v1 genome contains:
- the znrd2 gene encoding LOW QUALITY PROTEIN: protein ZNRD2 (The sequence of the model RefSeq protein was modified relative to this genomic sequence to represent the inferred CDS: inserted 2 bases in 1 codon), translated to MSLNGDDEDFEWEPPTAAEMKVIEARRERQDKISKIMGDYLLKGFKMLGDCCETCGTILLQDKQQKNYCVSCQELDSDVDKDNPALNAQAALSQVRERQLSSQPPAPDPNVGPGGLQASGSVPLPRPEHCEGAAAGLRGALLPAPPPAPSAVAVSAPALATPALLPVAAPPAPGRXVQQPVLREAEEAILTKLRWASCQLQTSASLEASIQLCSLITSCAKSLQSLRELSQ
- the LOC132460920 gene encoding leucine repeat adapter protein 25-like, which codes for MNETPQSSGEEHQGSCVCSPEGLPPLPKSLSGFLTSSGGSWRDMGTVQNTRVRVGVDLSQAGARGDASTGSLCKHVGLDGALALLRKEMVGVRQLDVSLLCQLWSQYEAVQEYKGSSLLSEQSYNAEDNDYSEDEDEKDDEEDGDMETAASSSPDSCLPLPPPSGSSND